Proteins from a genomic interval of Physeter macrocephalus isolate SW-GA chromosome 21, ASM283717v5, whole genome shotgun sequence:
- the GDPD2 gene encoding glycerophosphoinositol inositolphosphodiesterase GDPD2 isoform X3 yields the protein MERTTCKSRAPPCLAGSPLELPSTGDSELKWGWAVSFSPAPLQCECIWFGLLFLTFLLSLGWLYVVLILLNDLHNFNEFLFQHWGHWMDWSPAFLLVISLLVTYASLLLLLALLLRLCGQPLCLHTAHKVLLLLIILLVAAGLVGLEVQWRQEWHSLRLSLQATAPFLHIGAVAGITLLAWPVADTFYRIHQRGPKILLLLLFFGVALAIYLVPLFISSACIMEPKDLPPRPELMGHRGAPMLAPENTLMSLRKTAECGAVVFETDVMVSSDGIPFLMHDERLTRTTDVASVFPHRVNSHSSDFSWTELKRLNVGAWFLQRRPFWGAKQLSGPDRKDAENQTVPALKEILKEAEAHNLSVMFDLRRPPRNHTYHDTFVNQTLETVLSSGVPQAMVLWLPDEDRAHVQQQAPQMRQIYGHLGGHSTERPQFLNLPYQDLPLLDIKALHQDNVSVNLFVVNKPWLFSLLWCAGVDSVTTNDCQLLQQMRYPVWLIPPQTYLMMWIITNCVSILLLLWTFLLQRRCAKERERTGLETAVLLTRINAFIME from the exons ATGGAAAGAACTACCTGCAAAAGCAGAGCACCCCCATGCCTGGCAGGAAGCCCCCTTGAGCTGCCCTCCACTGGGGACTCTGAGCTGAAGTGGGGCTGGGCTGTGAGCTTCTCTCCTGCCCCTTTGCAGTGCGAATGCATCTGGTTTGGCCTGCTCTTCCTcacctttctcctctccctgggcTGGCTGTACGTCGTGCTCATCCTTCTCAATGACCTGCACAACTTCAATGA ATTCCTGTTCCAGCACTGGGGACACTGGATGGACTGGTCCCCGGCATTCCTGCTGGTCATCTCTCTACTGGTCACATACGCATCCCTGCTCTTG ctcctggccctgCTCCTGCGGCTCTGTGGCCAGCCTCTGTGCCTGCACACCGCCCACAAG GTGCTGCTGCTCCTCATTATACTTCTTGTGGCCGCTGGCCTTGTGGGACTGGAGGTCCAATGGCGGCAGGAGTGGCACAGCTTACGTCTGTCACTGCAG GCCACAGCCCCATTCCTTCATATTGGAGCAGTTGCTGGCATCACTCTCCTGGCCTGGCCTGTGGCTGATACCTTCTACCGTATCCACCAAAGAG gtCCCAAGATTCTGCTACTACTCCTATTTTTTGGAGTTGCCCTGGCCATCTACCTGGTGCCCCTATTCATCTCCTCAGCCTGTATCATGGAACCCAAAGACTTACCCCCCAGGCCTGAGCTGATGGGACACCGAGGGGCCCCCATG CTGGCCCCCGAGAACACCCTGATGTCCCTGCGGAAGACAGCTGAATGTGGAGCTGTTGTGTTTGAGACCGACGTGATGGTCAG CTCTGATGGGATCCCCTTCCTCATGCATGATGAGCGCCTGACCAGGACCACAGATGTGGCCTCTGTGTTCCCACACCGAGTCAACAGCCACAGTAGCGACTTCTCCTGGACTGAGCTGAAGAGACTCAATGTCGGGGCCTGGTTCCTACAG aGGCGACCGTTCTGGGGGGCTAAGCAGCTGTCAGGCCCTGATCGGAAAGACGCTGAGAATCAGACAGTGCCAGCCCTgaaagaaatactgaaagaagCTGAAGCCCACAACCTTTCTGTCATGTTTGACCTGCGCCGCCCCCCACGAAACCACACATACCATGACACTTTTGTGAACCAGACATTGGAGACTGTGCTGAGTTCAGGGGTGCCCCAAGCCATG GTCCTCTGGCTACCGGATGAAGATCGGGCTCATGTCCAACAACAGGCCCCCCAAATGCGCCAGATATATGGACATCTgggaggccacagcactgagaggccccaGTTTCTCAACCTCCCCTATCAAGACCTGCCACTGCTGGATATCAA AGCACTGCACCAAGATAATGTCTCGGTGAACCTATTTGTAGTGAACAAGCCCTGGCTCTTCTCCCTACTCTGGTGTGCAGGGGTGGATTCGGTCACCACCAATGACTGCCAGCTGCTGCAGCAGATGCGTTACCCTGTCTGGCTTATT CCCCCTCAAACCTACCTAATGATGTGGATCATTACCAATTGTGTCTCCATCCTGCTGCTTTTGTGGACCTTCCTCCTCCAACG GAGATGTgctaaggagagagagagaaccg GCTTAGAAACAGCAGTGCTGCTGACCAGGATCAACGCTTTCATAATGGAGTGA
- the GDPD2 gene encoding glycerophosphoinositol inositolphosphodiesterase GDPD2 isoform X5 codes for MGESPGCCSVWAHCLHCLYSCHWKKCPKDRTQTSQVKFLFQHWGHWMDWSPAFLLVISLLVTYASLLLLLALLLRLCGQPLCLHTAHKVLLLLIILLVAAGLVGLEVQWRQEWHSLRLSLQATAPFLHIGAVAGITLLAWPVADTFYRIHQRGPKILLLLLFFGVALAIYLVPLFISSACIMEPKDLPPRPELMGHRGAPMLAPENTLMSLRKTAECGAVVFETDVMVSSDGIPFLMHDERLTRTTDVASVFPHRVNSHSSDFSWTELKRLNVGAWFLQRRPFWGAKQLSGPDRKDAENQTVPALKEILKEAEAHNLSVMFDLRRPPRNHTYHDTFVNQTLETVLSSGVPQAMVLWLPDEDRAHVQQQAPQMRQIYGHLGGHSTERPQFLNLPYQDLPLLDIKALHQDNVSVNLFVVNKPWLFSLLWCAGVDSVTTNDCQLLQQMRYPVWLIPPQTYLMMWIITNCVSILLLLWTFLLQRRCAKERERTGKNFLPSPHFSPPLAFPLLTPYMPLSPGLETAVLLTRINAFIME; via the exons ATGGGCGAGTCTCCCGGCTGCTGCTCCGTCTGGGCCCACTGCCTCCACTGCCTGTATAGCTGCcactggaagaaatgccccaaaGACAGGACACAAACCAGCCAGGTGAA ATTCCTGTTCCAGCACTGGGGACACTGGATGGACTGGTCCCCGGCATTCCTGCTGGTCATCTCTCTACTGGTCACATACGCATCCCTGCTCTTG ctcctggccctgCTCCTGCGGCTCTGTGGCCAGCCTCTGTGCCTGCACACCGCCCACAAG GTGCTGCTGCTCCTCATTATACTTCTTGTGGCCGCTGGCCTTGTGGGACTGGAGGTCCAATGGCGGCAGGAGTGGCACAGCTTACGTCTGTCACTGCAG GCCACAGCCCCATTCCTTCATATTGGAGCAGTTGCTGGCATCACTCTCCTGGCCTGGCCTGTGGCTGATACCTTCTACCGTATCCACCAAAGAG gtCCCAAGATTCTGCTACTACTCCTATTTTTTGGAGTTGCCCTGGCCATCTACCTGGTGCCCCTATTCATCTCCTCAGCCTGTATCATGGAACCCAAAGACTTACCCCCCAGGCCTGAGCTGATGGGACACCGAGGGGCCCCCATG CTGGCCCCCGAGAACACCCTGATGTCCCTGCGGAAGACAGCTGAATGTGGAGCTGTTGTGTTTGAGACCGACGTGATGGTCAG CTCTGATGGGATCCCCTTCCTCATGCATGATGAGCGCCTGACCAGGACCACAGATGTGGCCTCTGTGTTCCCACACCGAGTCAACAGCCACAGTAGCGACTTCTCCTGGACTGAGCTGAAGAGACTCAATGTCGGGGCCTGGTTCCTACAG aGGCGACCGTTCTGGGGGGCTAAGCAGCTGTCAGGCCCTGATCGGAAAGACGCTGAGAATCAGACAGTGCCAGCCCTgaaagaaatactgaaagaagCTGAAGCCCACAACCTTTCTGTCATGTTTGACCTGCGCCGCCCCCCACGAAACCACACATACCATGACACTTTTGTGAACCAGACATTGGAGACTGTGCTGAGTTCAGGGGTGCCCCAAGCCATG GTCCTCTGGCTACCGGATGAAGATCGGGCTCATGTCCAACAACAGGCCCCCCAAATGCGCCAGATATATGGACATCTgggaggccacagcactgagaggccccaGTTTCTCAACCTCCCCTATCAAGACCTGCCACTGCTGGATATCAA AGCACTGCACCAAGATAATGTCTCGGTGAACCTATTTGTAGTGAACAAGCCCTGGCTCTTCTCCCTACTCTGGTGTGCAGGGGTGGATTCGGTCACCACCAATGACTGCCAGCTGCTGCAGCAGATGCGTTACCCTGTCTGGCTTATT CCCCCTCAAACCTACCTAATGATGTGGATCATTACCAATTGTGTCTCCATCCTGCTGCTTTTGTGGACCTTCCTCCTCCAACG GAGATGTgctaaggagagagagagaaccggTAAGAACTTTCTCCCCTCacctcatttttctcctcctctagCCTTCCCCTTGCTCACTCCCTATATGCCCCTCTCCCCAGGCTTAGAAACAGCAGTGCTGCTGACCAGGATCAACGCTTTCATAATGGAGTGA
- the GDPD2 gene encoding glycerophosphoinositol inositolphosphodiesterase GDPD2 isoform X6, whose product MGESPGCCSVWAHCLHCLYSCHWKKCPKDRTQTSQCECIWFGLLFLTFLLSLGWLYVVLILLNDLHNFNECVTDPLPQQTCQPTPHPGTPGFLFQHWGHWMDWSPAFLLVISLLVTYASLLLLLALLLRLCGQPLCLHTAHKVLLLLIILLVAAGLVGLEVQWRQEWHSLRLSLQATAPFLHIGAVAGITLLAWPVADTFYRIHQRGPKILLLLLFFGVALAIYLVPLFISSACIMEPKDLPPRPELMGHRGAPMLAPENTLMSLRKTAECGAVVFETDVMVSSDGIPFLMHDERLTRTTDVASVFPHRVNSHSSDFSWTELKRLNVGAWFLQRRPFWGAKQLSGPDRKDAENQTVPALKEILKEAEAHNLSVMFDLRRPPRNHTYHDTFVNQTLETVLSSGVPQAMVLWLPDEDRAHVQQQAPQMRQIYGHLGGHSTERPQFLNLPYQDLPLLDIKALHQDNVSVNLFVVNKPWLFSLLWCAGVDSVTTNDCQLLQQMRYPVWLIPPQTYLMMWIITNCVSILLLLWTFLLQRRCAKERERTGLETAVLLTRINAFIME is encoded by the exons ATGGGCGAGTCTCCCGGCTGCTGCTCCGTCTGGGCCCACTGCCTCCACTGCCTGTATAGCTGCcactggaagaaatgccccaaaGACAGGACACAAACCAGCCAG TGCGAATGCATCTGGTTTGGCCTGCTCTTCCTcacctttctcctctccctgggcTGGCTGTACGTCGTGCTCATCCTTCTCAATGACCTGCACAACTTCAATGAGTGTGTCACGGACCCCCTTCCTCAGCAGACATGTCAACCTACTCCCCACCCCGGGACTCCAGG ATTCCTGTTCCAGCACTGGGGACACTGGATGGACTGGTCCCCGGCATTCCTGCTGGTCATCTCTCTACTGGTCACATACGCATCCCTGCTCTTG ctcctggccctgCTCCTGCGGCTCTGTGGCCAGCCTCTGTGCCTGCACACCGCCCACAAG GTGCTGCTGCTCCTCATTATACTTCTTGTGGCCGCTGGCCTTGTGGGACTGGAGGTCCAATGGCGGCAGGAGTGGCACAGCTTACGTCTGTCACTGCAG GCCACAGCCCCATTCCTTCATATTGGAGCAGTTGCTGGCATCACTCTCCTGGCCTGGCCTGTGGCTGATACCTTCTACCGTATCCACCAAAGAG gtCCCAAGATTCTGCTACTACTCCTATTTTTTGGAGTTGCCCTGGCCATCTACCTGGTGCCCCTATTCATCTCCTCAGCCTGTATCATGGAACCCAAAGACTTACCCCCCAGGCCTGAGCTGATGGGACACCGAGGGGCCCCCATG CTGGCCCCCGAGAACACCCTGATGTCCCTGCGGAAGACAGCTGAATGTGGAGCTGTTGTGTTTGAGACCGACGTGATGGTCAG CTCTGATGGGATCCCCTTCCTCATGCATGATGAGCGCCTGACCAGGACCACAGATGTGGCCTCTGTGTTCCCACACCGAGTCAACAGCCACAGTAGCGACTTCTCCTGGACTGAGCTGAAGAGACTCAATGTCGGGGCCTGGTTCCTACAG aGGCGACCGTTCTGGGGGGCTAAGCAGCTGTCAGGCCCTGATCGGAAAGACGCTGAGAATCAGACAGTGCCAGCCCTgaaagaaatactgaaagaagCTGAAGCCCACAACCTTTCTGTCATGTTTGACCTGCGCCGCCCCCCACGAAACCACACATACCATGACACTTTTGTGAACCAGACATTGGAGACTGTGCTGAGTTCAGGGGTGCCCCAAGCCATG GTCCTCTGGCTACCGGATGAAGATCGGGCTCATGTCCAACAACAGGCCCCCCAAATGCGCCAGATATATGGACATCTgggaggccacagcactgagaggccccaGTTTCTCAACCTCCCCTATCAAGACCTGCCACTGCTGGATATCAA AGCACTGCACCAAGATAATGTCTCGGTGAACCTATTTGTAGTGAACAAGCCCTGGCTCTTCTCCCTACTCTGGTGTGCAGGGGTGGATTCGGTCACCACCAATGACTGCCAGCTGCTGCAGCAGATGCGTTACCCTGTCTGGCTTATT CCCCCTCAAACCTACCTAATGATGTGGATCATTACCAATTGTGTCTCCATCCTGCTGCTTTTGTGGACCTTCCTCCTCCAACG GAGATGTgctaaggagagagagagaaccg GCTTAGAAACAGCAGTGCTGCTGACCAGGATCAACGCTTTCATAATGGAGTGA
- the GDPD2 gene encoding glycerophosphoinositol inositolphosphodiesterase GDPD2 isoform X1, whose amino-acid sequence MERTTCKSRAPPCLAGSPLELPSTGDSELKWGWAVSFSPAPLQCECIWFGLLFLTFLLSLGWLYVVLILLNDLHNFNEFLFQHWGHWMDWSPAFLLVISLLVTYASLLLLLALLLRLCGQPLCLHTAHKVLLLLIILLVAAGLVGLEVQWRQEWHSLRLSLQATAPFLHIGAVAGITLLAWPVADTFYRIHQRGPKILLLLLFFGVALAIYLVPLFISSACIMEPKDLPPRPELMGHRGAPMLAPENTLMSLRKTAECGAVVFETDVMVSSDGIPFLMHDERLTRTTDVASVFPHRVNSHSSDFSWTELKRLNVGAWFLQRRPFWGAKQLSGPDRKDAENQTVPALKEILKEAEAHNLSVMFDLRRPPRNHTYHDTFVNQTLETVLSSGVPQAMVLWLPDEDRAHVQQQAPQMRQIYGHLGGHSTERPQFLNLPYQDLPLLDIKALHQDNVSVNLFVVNKPWLFSLLWCAGVDSVTTNDCQLLQQMRYPVWLIPPQTYLMMWIITNCVSILLLLWTFLLQRRCAKERERTGKNFLPSPHFSPPLAFPLLTPYMPLSPGLETAVLLTRINAFIME is encoded by the exons ATGGAAAGAACTACCTGCAAAAGCAGAGCACCCCCATGCCTGGCAGGAAGCCCCCTTGAGCTGCCCTCCACTGGGGACTCTGAGCTGAAGTGGGGCTGGGCTGTGAGCTTCTCTCCTGCCCCTTTGCAGTGCGAATGCATCTGGTTTGGCCTGCTCTTCCTcacctttctcctctccctgggcTGGCTGTACGTCGTGCTCATCCTTCTCAATGACCTGCACAACTTCAATGA ATTCCTGTTCCAGCACTGGGGACACTGGATGGACTGGTCCCCGGCATTCCTGCTGGTCATCTCTCTACTGGTCACATACGCATCCCTGCTCTTG ctcctggccctgCTCCTGCGGCTCTGTGGCCAGCCTCTGTGCCTGCACACCGCCCACAAG GTGCTGCTGCTCCTCATTATACTTCTTGTGGCCGCTGGCCTTGTGGGACTGGAGGTCCAATGGCGGCAGGAGTGGCACAGCTTACGTCTGTCACTGCAG GCCACAGCCCCATTCCTTCATATTGGAGCAGTTGCTGGCATCACTCTCCTGGCCTGGCCTGTGGCTGATACCTTCTACCGTATCCACCAAAGAG gtCCCAAGATTCTGCTACTACTCCTATTTTTTGGAGTTGCCCTGGCCATCTACCTGGTGCCCCTATTCATCTCCTCAGCCTGTATCATGGAACCCAAAGACTTACCCCCCAGGCCTGAGCTGATGGGACACCGAGGGGCCCCCATG CTGGCCCCCGAGAACACCCTGATGTCCCTGCGGAAGACAGCTGAATGTGGAGCTGTTGTGTTTGAGACCGACGTGATGGTCAG CTCTGATGGGATCCCCTTCCTCATGCATGATGAGCGCCTGACCAGGACCACAGATGTGGCCTCTGTGTTCCCACACCGAGTCAACAGCCACAGTAGCGACTTCTCCTGGACTGAGCTGAAGAGACTCAATGTCGGGGCCTGGTTCCTACAG aGGCGACCGTTCTGGGGGGCTAAGCAGCTGTCAGGCCCTGATCGGAAAGACGCTGAGAATCAGACAGTGCCAGCCCTgaaagaaatactgaaagaagCTGAAGCCCACAACCTTTCTGTCATGTTTGACCTGCGCCGCCCCCCACGAAACCACACATACCATGACACTTTTGTGAACCAGACATTGGAGACTGTGCTGAGTTCAGGGGTGCCCCAAGCCATG GTCCTCTGGCTACCGGATGAAGATCGGGCTCATGTCCAACAACAGGCCCCCCAAATGCGCCAGATATATGGACATCTgggaggccacagcactgagaggccccaGTTTCTCAACCTCCCCTATCAAGACCTGCCACTGCTGGATATCAA AGCACTGCACCAAGATAATGTCTCGGTGAACCTATTTGTAGTGAACAAGCCCTGGCTCTTCTCCCTACTCTGGTGTGCAGGGGTGGATTCGGTCACCACCAATGACTGCCAGCTGCTGCAGCAGATGCGTTACCCTGTCTGGCTTATT CCCCCTCAAACCTACCTAATGATGTGGATCATTACCAATTGTGTCTCCATCCTGCTGCTTTTGTGGACCTTCCTCCTCCAACG GAGATGTgctaaggagagagagagaaccggTAAGAACTTTCTCCCCTCacctcatttttctcctcctctagCCTTCCCCTTGCTCACTCCCTATATGCCCCTCTCCCCAGGCTTAGAAACAGCAGTGCTGCTGACCAGGATCAACGCTTTCATAATGGAGTGA
- the LOC112062356 gene encoding uncharacterized protein codes for MQLEKVVCGRGGPRRRGPPRRLGPGSSRGVGSRRSSRLPARRTPMPPPTAPAASQGLTSSKHTGELAPRGEGGPGNLTLRAAQRSENLWKSDHALGVRSQGHRSPTGTRNR; via the exons ATGCAGCTTGAAAAGGTAGTGTGTGGAAGAGGCGGTCCAAGGCGGCGTGGACCCCCGAGAAGACTGGGACCAGGCAGCAGCCGCGGCGTGGGCTCCCGGCGCTCCTCCCGCCTCCCAGCCCGTCGCACGCCGATGCCCCCGCCCACCGCGCCTGCTGCAAGTCAG GGACTCACGAGCAGCAAACATACCGGGGAACTTGCTCCTCGAGGGGAAGGTGGGCCCGGCAACCTGACCCTGCGCGCAGCCCAGAGAAGCGAAAACTTGTGGAAATCGGACCATGCCCTCGGGGTACGGAGTCAAGGACACAGGTCCCCAACGGGCACAAGAAACAGGTAG
- the GDPD2 gene encoding glycerophosphoinositol inositolphosphodiesterase GDPD2 isoform X2, with protein sequence MGESPGCCSVWAHCLHCLYSCHWKKCPKDRTQTSQCECIWFGLLFLTFLLSLGWLYVVLILLNDLHNFNEFLFQHWGHWMDWSPAFLLVISLLVTYASLLLLLALLLRLCGQPLCLHTAHKVLLLLIILLVAAGLVGLEVQWRQEWHSLRLSLQATAPFLHIGAVAGITLLAWPVADTFYRIHQRGPKILLLLLFFGVALAIYLVPLFISSACIMEPKDLPPRPELMGHRGAPMLAPENTLMSLRKTAECGAVVFETDVMVSSDGIPFLMHDERLTRTTDVASVFPHRVNSHSSDFSWTELKRLNVGAWFLQRRPFWGAKQLSGPDRKDAENQTVPALKEILKEAEAHNLSVMFDLRRPPRNHTYHDTFVNQTLETVLSSGVPQAMVLWLPDEDRAHVQQQAPQMRQIYGHLGGHSTERPQFLNLPYQDLPLLDIKALHQDNVSVNLFVVNKPWLFSLLWCAGVDSVTTNDCQLLQQMRYPVWLIPPQTYLMMWIITNCVSILLLLWTFLLQRRCAKERERTGKNFLPSPHFSPPLAFPLLTPYMPLSPGLETAVLLTRINAFIME encoded by the exons ATGGGCGAGTCTCCCGGCTGCTGCTCCGTCTGGGCCCACTGCCTCCACTGCCTGTATAGCTGCcactggaagaaatgccccaaaGACAGGACACAAACCAGCCAG TGCGAATGCATCTGGTTTGGCCTGCTCTTCCTcacctttctcctctccctgggcTGGCTGTACGTCGTGCTCATCCTTCTCAATGACCTGCACAACTTCAATGA ATTCCTGTTCCAGCACTGGGGACACTGGATGGACTGGTCCCCGGCATTCCTGCTGGTCATCTCTCTACTGGTCACATACGCATCCCTGCTCTTG ctcctggccctgCTCCTGCGGCTCTGTGGCCAGCCTCTGTGCCTGCACACCGCCCACAAG GTGCTGCTGCTCCTCATTATACTTCTTGTGGCCGCTGGCCTTGTGGGACTGGAGGTCCAATGGCGGCAGGAGTGGCACAGCTTACGTCTGTCACTGCAG GCCACAGCCCCATTCCTTCATATTGGAGCAGTTGCTGGCATCACTCTCCTGGCCTGGCCTGTGGCTGATACCTTCTACCGTATCCACCAAAGAG gtCCCAAGATTCTGCTACTACTCCTATTTTTTGGAGTTGCCCTGGCCATCTACCTGGTGCCCCTATTCATCTCCTCAGCCTGTATCATGGAACCCAAAGACTTACCCCCCAGGCCTGAGCTGATGGGACACCGAGGGGCCCCCATG CTGGCCCCCGAGAACACCCTGATGTCCCTGCGGAAGACAGCTGAATGTGGAGCTGTTGTGTTTGAGACCGACGTGATGGTCAG CTCTGATGGGATCCCCTTCCTCATGCATGATGAGCGCCTGACCAGGACCACAGATGTGGCCTCTGTGTTCCCACACCGAGTCAACAGCCACAGTAGCGACTTCTCCTGGACTGAGCTGAAGAGACTCAATGTCGGGGCCTGGTTCCTACAG aGGCGACCGTTCTGGGGGGCTAAGCAGCTGTCAGGCCCTGATCGGAAAGACGCTGAGAATCAGACAGTGCCAGCCCTgaaagaaatactgaaagaagCTGAAGCCCACAACCTTTCTGTCATGTTTGACCTGCGCCGCCCCCCACGAAACCACACATACCATGACACTTTTGTGAACCAGACATTGGAGACTGTGCTGAGTTCAGGGGTGCCCCAAGCCATG GTCCTCTGGCTACCGGATGAAGATCGGGCTCATGTCCAACAACAGGCCCCCCAAATGCGCCAGATATATGGACATCTgggaggccacagcactgagaggccccaGTTTCTCAACCTCCCCTATCAAGACCTGCCACTGCTGGATATCAA AGCACTGCACCAAGATAATGTCTCGGTGAACCTATTTGTAGTGAACAAGCCCTGGCTCTTCTCCCTACTCTGGTGTGCAGGGGTGGATTCGGTCACCACCAATGACTGCCAGCTGCTGCAGCAGATGCGTTACCCTGTCTGGCTTATT CCCCCTCAAACCTACCTAATGATGTGGATCATTACCAATTGTGTCTCCATCCTGCTGCTTTTGTGGACCTTCCTCCTCCAACG GAGATGTgctaaggagagagagagaaccggTAAGAACTTTCTCCCCTCacctcatttttctcctcctctagCCTTCCCCTTGCTCACTCCCTATATGCCCCTCTCCCCAGGCTTAGAAACAGCAGTGCTGCTGACCAGGATCAACGCTTTCATAATGGAGTGA
- the GDPD2 gene encoding glycerophosphoinositol inositolphosphodiesterase GDPD2 isoform X4, whose translation MGESPGCCSVWAHCLHCLYSCHWKKCPKDRTQTSQCECIWFGLLFLTFLLSLGWLYVVLILLNDLHNFNEFLFQHWGHWMDWSPAFLLVISLLVTYASLLLLLALLLRLCGQPLCLHTAHKVLLLLIILLVAAGLVGLEVQWRQEWHSLRLSLQATAPFLHIGAVAGITLLAWPVADTFYRIHQRGPKILLLLLFFGVALAIYLVPLFISSACIMEPKDLPPRPELMGHRGAPMLAPENTLMSLRKTAECGAVVFETDVMVSSDGIPFLMHDERLTRTTDVASVFPHRVNSHSSDFSWTELKRLNVGAWFLQRRPFWGAKQLSGPDRKDAENQTVPALKEILKEAEAHNLSVMFDLRRPPRNHTYHDTFVNQTLETVLSSGVPQAMVLWLPDEDRAHVQQQAPQMRQIYGHLGGHSTERPQFLNLPYQDLPLLDIKALHQDNVSVNLFVVNKPWLFSLLWCAGVDSVTTNDCQLLQQMRYPVWLIPPQTYLMMWIITNCVSILLLLWTFLLQRRCAKERERTGLETAVLLTRINAFIME comes from the exons ATGGGCGAGTCTCCCGGCTGCTGCTCCGTCTGGGCCCACTGCCTCCACTGCCTGTATAGCTGCcactggaagaaatgccccaaaGACAGGACACAAACCAGCCAG TGCGAATGCATCTGGTTTGGCCTGCTCTTCCTcacctttctcctctccctgggcTGGCTGTACGTCGTGCTCATCCTTCTCAATGACCTGCACAACTTCAATGA ATTCCTGTTCCAGCACTGGGGACACTGGATGGACTGGTCCCCGGCATTCCTGCTGGTCATCTCTCTACTGGTCACATACGCATCCCTGCTCTTG ctcctggccctgCTCCTGCGGCTCTGTGGCCAGCCTCTGTGCCTGCACACCGCCCACAAG GTGCTGCTGCTCCTCATTATACTTCTTGTGGCCGCTGGCCTTGTGGGACTGGAGGTCCAATGGCGGCAGGAGTGGCACAGCTTACGTCTGTCACTGCAG GCCACAGCCCCATTCCTTCATATTGGAGCAGTTGCTGGCATCACTCTCCTGGCCTGGCCTGTGGCTGATACCTTCTACCGTATCCACCAAAGAG gtCCCAAGATTCTGCTACTACTCCTATTTTTTGGAGTTGCCCTGGCCATCTACCTGGTGCCCCTATTCATCTCCTCAGCCTGTATCATGGAACCCAAAGACTTACCCCCCAGGCCTGAGCTGATGGGACACCGAGGGGCCCCCATG CTGGCCCCCGAGAACACCCTGATGTCCCTGCGGAAGACAGCTGAATGTGGAGCTGTTGTGTTTGAGACCGACGTGATGGTCAG CTCTGATGGGATCCCCTTCCTCATGCATGATGAGCGCCTGACCAGGACCACAGATGTGGCCTCTGTGTTCCCACACCGAGTCAACAGCCACAGTAGCGACTTCTCCTGGACTGAGCTGAAGAGACTCAATGTCGGGGCCTGGTTCCTACAG aGGCGACCGTTCTGGGGGGCTAAGCAGCTGTCAGGCCCTGATCGGAAAGACGCTGAGAATCAGACAGTGCCAGCCCTgaaagaaatactgaaagaagCTGAAGCCCACAACCTTTCTGTCATGTTTGACCTGCGCCGCCCCCCACGAAACCACACATACCATGACACTTTTGTGAACCAGACATTGGAGACTGTGCTGAGTTCAGGGGTGCCCCAAGCCATG GTCCTCTGGCTACCGGATGAAGATCGGGCTCATGTCCAACAACAGGCCCCCCAAATGCGCCAGATATATGGACATCTgggaggccacagcactgagaggccccaGTTTCTCAACCTCCCCTATCAAGACCTGCCACTGCTGGATATCAA AGCACTGCACCAAGATAATGTCTCGGTGAACCTATTTGTAGTGAACAAGCCCTGGCTCTTCTCCCTACTCTGGTGTGCAGGGGTGGATTCGGTCACCACCAATGACTGCCAGCTGCTGCAGCAGATGCGTTACCCTGTCTGGCTTATT CCCCCTCAAACCTACCTAATGATGTGGATCATTACCAATTGTGTCTCCATCCTGCTGCTTTTGTGGACCTTCCTCCTCCAACG GAGATGTgctaaggagagagagagaaccg GCTTAGAAACAGCAGTGCTGCTGACCAGGATCAACGCTTTCATAATGGAGTGA